One genomic segment of Amycolatopsis sp. WQ 127309 includes these proteins:
- a CDS encoding HAD family hydrolase yields the protein MTTELVVLDMAGTTVADDGLVVRAFTEAIRAIGVPDERYPGMLEYVVDTMGQSKITVFRALLDDETLAQQANAAFEDAYGDLVRGGACTPIDGAEDVVRGLREDGVKVAFTTGFAPATQLAILDALGWRDLADLALAPGDGVRGRPFPDLVLTAALRLEVTDVRHIAVVGDTASDVLCGRRAGASVVAGVLTGAGRREDLLEATHVLDSVRELPAVLGENR from the coding sequence GTGACCACCGAACTCGTCGTCCTGGACATGGCCGGCACGACCGTCGCGGACGACGGCCTCGTCGTCCGCGCCTTCACCGAAGCGATCCGCGCCATCGGCGTGCCGGACGAGCGCTACCCGGGCATGCTCGAGTACGTCGTCGACACCATGGGCCAGTCGAAGATCACCGTCTTCCGCGCCCTGCTCGACGACGAAACCCTTGCGCAGCAAGCCAACGCGGCGTTCGAAGACGCGTACGGCGACCTCGTGCGCGGCGGCGCGTGCACCCCGATCGACGGCGCCGAAGACGTCGTCCGCGGCCTGCGCGAGGACGGCGTCAAGGTCGCCTTCACCACCGGCTTCGCCCCGGCGACCCAGCTGGCCATCCTCGACGCGCTCGGCTGGCGCGACCTGGCCGACCTCGCGCTCGCCCCCGGCGACGGCGTGCGCGGCCGCCCGTTCCCCGACCTCGTCCTCACCGCCGCGCTGCGGCTCGAAGTCACCGACGTACGCCACATCGCCGTCGTCGGCGACACGGCTTCTGACGTCCTGTGCGGCCGCCGCGCGGGCGCGTCGGTCGTCGCCGGTGTCCTCACCGGCGCGGGCCGCCGCGAAGACCTCCTCGAAGCCACCCACGTCCTCGATTCCGTTCGCGAACTTCCCGCCGTGCTAGGAGAAAACCGATGA
- a CDS encoding 2-aminoethylphosphonate ABC transporter substrate-binding protein: MRKTIAVLAVALTGLLAACGGTGAASAGGKTVTVYTVDGLEDWYTARFAEFKQQTGITVEAVTAGSGEVASRVEKEKANTKADVLVTLPPFIQRVAGLLQPYTPAGGDKVADKDPQGRYFAVMNNYLSFIHNPGATPKTWDDLLDPKLKGKVQYSTPGEAGDGTAVLLQLQHVLGDQGALGYLGKLEANNAGPSSSTGKLQPKVAKGELLVANGDVQMNLAEIAKSGGFNVFFPADAQGKRSTFALPYYAGLVTNAPHADEAKKLLDFLLSPAVQAKTADAFGIPARADVTATGANAGKITAALQGVDIWQPDWTTVLGKLDADIAAYKKAVGR, translated from the coding sequence ATGAGAAAGACCATCGCCGTGCTCGCCGTGGCGCTGACCGGCCTGCTCGCCGCCTGCGGTGGCACCGGCGCCGCGTCCGCCGGCGGCAAGACCGTCACCGTGTACACAGTGGACGGACTGGAAGACTGGTACACCGCCCGGTTCGCGGAGTTCAAGCAGCAGACCGGCATCACCGTGGAGGCCGTGACGGCCGGCTCCGGCGAGGTCGCCTCGCGCGTCGAAAAGGAGAAGGCCAACACCAAGGCCGACGTCCTCGTCACGCTGCCGCCGTTCATCCAGCGCGTCGCCGGTCTCCTGCAGCCGTACACCCCGGCGGGCGGGGACAAGGTGGCGGACAAGGACCCGCAGGGCCGCTACTTCGCGGTGATGAACAACTACCTCAGCTTCATCCACAACCCGGGCGCCACCCCGAAGACCTGGGACGACCTGCTCGACCCGAAGCTCAAGGGCAAGGTCCAGTACTCGACGCCCGGTGAGGCCGGCGACGGCACCGCGGTGCTGCTGCAGCTCCAGCACGTCCTCGGCGACCAGGGCGCGCTCGGCTACCTCGGCAAGCTGGAGGCGAACAACGCCGGGCCGTCGTCGTCCACCGGCAAGCTGCAGCCGAAGGTGGCCAAGGGCGAGCTGCTGGTGGCCAACGGCGACGTCCAGATGAACCTCGCCGAGATCGCCAAGAGCGGCGGCTTCAACGTCTTCTTCCCGGCCGACGCCCAGGGCAAGCGCTCGACGTTCGCGCTGCCCTACTACGCCGGGCTCGTCACGAACGCGCCGCACGCGGACGAGGCGAAGAAGCTGCTCGACTTCCTGCTCTCACCCGCGGTCCAGGCCAAGACCGCCGACGCGTTCGGCATCCCCGCCCGCGCCGACGTCACGGCGACCGGCGCCAACGCCGGCAAGATCACGGCCGCGCTGCAGGGCGTCGACATCTGGCAGCCGGACTGGACCACCGTGCTCGGCAAGCTCGACGCCGACATCGCCGCGTACAAGAAGGCCGTCGGCCGATGA
- a CDS encoding ABC transporter ATP-binding protein — protein MTPAVEFRDVSVHFGRTTALDSLNLAVARGETLALLGPSGSGKSTALKALAGFVRPSSGRVFLAGQDVTDLPPHRRGLGVVVQSYALFPHMRVAANVAFGLDARRAPRAEVAARVAEVLDLVGMGAYARRYPRELSGGQQQRVALARALAIRPDVLLLDEPLSALDAALREDMIAELLRLRAELPDTTLVYVTHDQGEALALADRIAVMRDSRLVETGPCEQLYRRPADGFTASFLGAANLIPVEVIHAGTPSTVRLGERVLTAEPTGALSPGQPVALGVRPHRVGVGEPGADTLPALVRAVQWRGTGYRLDLELAATGGTIRAEVPDVAGLAVGTPVGVSIPDGCPLVGVGS, from the coding sequence ATGACCCCGGCGGTCGAGTTCCGCGACGTATCCGTCCACTTCGGACGGACGACGGCGCTGGACTCGCTGAACCTCGCCGTGGCCCGCGGCGAGACGCTGGCCCTGCTCGGGCCGTCCGGCTCGGGCAAGTCGACGGCGCTCAAGGCGCTGGCCGGGTTCGTGCGGCCCAGCTCGGGCCGGGTGTTCCTGGCCGGGCAGGACGTCACCGACCTGCCGCCGCACCGGCGCGGCCTCGGCGTCGTCGTGCAGAGCTACGCGCTGTTCCCCCACATGCGCGTCGCCGCGAACGTCGCCTTCGGACTCGACGCGCGCCGGGCCCCGCGCGCCGAGGTAGCCGCGCGCGTCGCCGAGGTCCTCGACCTCGTCGGCATGGGCGCCTACGCCCGGCGGTACCCGCGCGAGCTGTCGGGCGGGCAGCAGCAGCGGGTCGCGCTCGCCAGGGCGCTGGCCATCCGGCCGGACGTCCTGCTGCTCGACGAGCCACTGTCCGCGTTGGACGCCGCGCTGCGCGAGGACATGATCGCGGAGCTGCTGCGGCTGCGCGCCGAACTGCCGGACACGACGCTGGTCTACGTCACCCACGACCAGGGCGAGGCCCTCGCGCTGGCCGACCGGATCGCCGTCATGCGCGACTCCCGGCTGGTCGAGACCGGCCCGTGCGAACAGCTCTACCGGCGCCCGGCCGACGGCTTCACCGCGAGCTTCCTCGGCGCGGCCAACCTCATCCCGGTCGAGGTGATCCACGCCGGGACGCCGTCGACCGTCCGGCTCGGCGAACGGGTGCTGACCGCCGAGCCGACCGGCGCGCTGAGCCCCGGGCAGCCGGTGGCGCTCGGGGTGCGCCCGCACCGCGTCGGCGTCGGCGAACCCGGCGCGGACACGCTCCCGGCGCTGGTCCGCGCGGTCCAGTGGCGCGGCACGGGCTACCGCCTGGACCTGGAACTGGCGGCGACCGGCGGCACGATCCGCGCGGAGGTCCCGGACGTCGCCGGGCTGGCGGTGGGCACCCCGGTGGGAGTGTCCATTCCGGACGGCTGCCCGCTGGTCGGAGTCGGCTCATGA
- a CDS encoding 2-aminoethylphosphonate ABC transporter permease subunit — MTGLALEATVAPMPRRASGRRGRGLWLLPPLVVVAVFFGYPLVLVAGQSLTTDNGFGLAKWAEVLGSAEFRDAAWQTVLLALGATTGCVLLGTFFALVVAFVPFPGARTLSRLVDTVLAFPSFLIALAFTFLYGSAGVFGAGGFLYSPWGVLLAEITFYTPFVMRPALAAFSQVPGVQLDVAAALGARPGRVLWRVVLPAALPSLASGACLTLLLALNEFGIVLFLGAKGVTTLPMLVYGKGIVTFDFPAASVVALVDVAISLLLYGSYRVLGRSRGAAVDAA, encoded by the coding sequence ATGACCGGGCTCGCGCTCGAAGCCACCGTCGCGCCGATGCCGCGGCGGGCGTCCGGGCGGCGCGGCCGCGGGCTCTGGCTGCTGCCGCCGCTGGTGGTCGTGGCCGTGTTCTTCGGGTATCCGCTGGTCCTGGTGGCCGGCCAGTCGCTCACCACGGACAACGGCTTCGGCCTGGCGAAGTGGGCCGAGGTGCTCGGCTCGGCGGAGTTCCGGGACGCGGCGTGGCAGACGGTGCTGCTGGCGCTGGGCGCGACCACCGGTTGCGTGCTGCTCGGTACGTTCTTCGCCCTCGTCGTCGCGTTCGTCCCGTTCCCCGGGGCGCGGACGCTGTCGCGGCTGGTCGACACCGTGCTGGCGTTCCCGTCGTTCCTCATCGCGCTGGCGTTCACGTTCCTCTACGGCAGCGCGGGCGTCTTCGGCGCCGGCGGGTTCCTGTACTCGCCGTGGGGGGTGCTGCTGGCCGAGATCACGTTCTACACGCCGTTCGTGATGCGGCCGGCGCTCGCGGCGTTCAGCCAGGTCCCGGGCGTGCAGCTGGACGTCGCGGCGGCGCTGGGCGCGCGTCCCGGCCGGGTGCTGTGGCGGGTGGTGCTGCCCGCGGCGCTGCCGTCGCTGGCCTCGGGCGCGTGCCTGACGCTGCTGCTGGCGCTGAACGAGTTCGGGATCGTGCTGTTCCTCGGCGCGAAGGGCGTCACGACGTTGCCGATGCTGGTGTACGGCAAGGGGATCGTCACGTTCGACTTCCCGGCGGCGAGCGTCGTCGCGCTGGTCGACGTCGCGATCTCCCTGCTGCTGTACGGGAGTTACCGGGTGCTGGGAAGGAGTCGCGGTGCTGCTGTGGACGCGGCGTAG
- a CDS encoding ABC transporter permease: MLLWTRRSKALLWLVFGVLFAVVVAAPLVMIVLASFAGHWTGVLPGGFTLGHYTEALSGETFASLAVSVQTGVLAGAAAVLLGTWAALAAETAPRRLRRLTDTVFHLPIAVPSVVLGLALLVAFSRPPLAFNGTRWIVLLGHLLILLPFAYSTVSAALARVDPQLAQAAASLGASPARVLLRVRVPVLLPAMTASASLALAMSMGELGATMMLYPPDWRTLPASIFALTDRGQVFLASAATVLLLVVTLVGVSLLGLVRGRAAHR; this comes from the coding sequence GTGCTGCTGTGGACGCGGCGTAGCAAGGCGCTGCTGTGGCTGGTGTTCGGCGTGCTGTTCGCGGTGGTCGTCGCGGCGCCGCTGGTGATGATCGTGCTCGCGTCGTTCGCGGGGCACTGGACCGGTGTGCTGCCGGGCGGGTTCACCCTCGGCCACTACACGGAGGCGTTGTCGGGGGAGACGTTCGCGAGCCTGGCGGTGAGCGTCCAGACGGGCGTGCTCGCGGGCGCGGCGGCGGTGTTGCTCGGCACGTGGGCCGCGCTGGCGGCGGAGACCGCGCCGCGGCGGCTGCGGCGGCTCACCGACACGGTGTTCCACCTGCCGATCGCGGTGCCGTCGGTGGTGCTCGGCCTGGCGCTGCTGGTCGCGTTCAGCCGGCCGCCGCTGGCGTTCAACGGGACGCGGTGGATCGTGCTGCTCGGGCACCTGCTGATCCTGCTGCCGTTCGCCTACAGCACGGTCTCCGCGGCGCTCGCCCGCGTCGACCCGCAGCTCGCGCAGGCCGCGGCGTCGCTCGGCGCGTCGCCGGCGCGGGTGCTGCTGCGGGTGCGCGTCCCGGTGCTGCTGCCGGCGATGACGGCGTCGGCGAGCCTCGCGCTGGCGATGTCGATGGGGGAGCTGGGCGCGACGATGATGCTGTACCCGCCGGACTGGCGCACGCTCCCGGCGAGCATCTTCGCACTCACCGACCGCGGCCAGGTGTTCCTCGCCTCGGCGGCGACGGTGCTGCTGCTGGTGGTGACGCTCGTGGGCGTCAGCCTGCTGGGCCTGGTCCGGGGACGAGCCGCCCATCGGTGA